One Candidatus Thorarchaeota archaeon genomic window carries:
- a CDS encoding right-handed parallel beta-helix repeat-containing protein has product MSDQVDIVRGTDRHSNNLADLTTHNPIEIVTNTDFATQGWPGNGSATNPYRIEGLQINGEIAISIENTTAHFIIQNCLIETNNSGVSLDNVTNGKIFNVTFVGHTFTVWSTTYGIKGENCTSIEISQNSFRDAATDIRMTYSKSIIINKCTFTDSNNGITFGDFFSEGHEPSKNISITECTFNGVSEGIGLYNGVNNVSIRSCTLDADFYGIYTLATSSVSIMNNRIKAKAWGISIFSSGSFQVINNSLYSCAFKIQDILDISHSVITGNMVNDLPLGFFHTNNIVISNGSTYGQIILQECYNVNITGGTFTDTFMGIFLENSFKCTVANIAAMNNKFMQISISKSNNCTIYNSKFSGSIMGILGFQTENTLIHHNQFTNLNYGIFFLQNSNNIMNNSIFSDYYNNGIDVMNEEKSVISNNTFRESNGTGIQMTFSNHITIINNSIVNNEAGILAYNSESCSIVSNTIMHNNGTGIDVKDCQKFEIISNTITNNSVGIKLHTSTQSCAIFGNTIAQNRELDALDNGTNNTWDNGNDLGNAWGKYTGHETYPIPGLAKSIDHYPTYADTDGDGLTDIDEIQKYGTDPLNPDTDGDGVPDGEEVRLWRDPLDPIDQGPLGVFVIIGVVGVIIILYVVRKKR; this is encoded by the coding sequence ATGAGTGACCAAGTTGACATAGTAAGGGGGACTGATCGGCATAGCAACAATTTGGCGGATCTTACTACGCACAATCCAATAGAAATTGTCACGAATACAGACTTTGCCACACAGGGCTGGCCGGGAAATGGTAGTGCAACAAATCCCTATCGGATAGAGGGTCTCCAAATTAATGGGGAGATAGCAATCAGCATAGAAAATACGACAGCACATTTCATCATTCAAAATTGCCTAATAGAAACCAACAATTCGGGTGTCTCCCTTGATAATGTGACCAATGGAAAAATCTTCAATGTGACATTCGTGGGCCATACCTTCACTGTATGGTCCACGACCTACGGGATCAAGGGGGAAAATTGTACGAGTATTGAGATCAGTCAGAACTCGTTTCGAGATGCAGCCACTGATATTCGTATGACCTATTCAAAATCAATAATTATTAACAAATGCACGTTTACAGATTCGAACAATGGAATAACTTTCGGTGACTTTTTCTCAGAAGGTCATGAACCAAGCAAGAACATCTCTATTACAGAGTGCACTTTCAACGGTGTGTCAGAAGGGATTGGTCTATACAACGGTGTAAACAACGTCAGTATACGCTCCTGCACTTTAGACGCTGATTTCTATGGTATTTACACTCTGGCCACATCAAGTGTCAGTATAATGAATAATAGAATAAAAGCTAAGGCATGGGGAATTAGTATATTTTCGTCAGGCTCATTTCAAGTGATCAATAACTCACTCTACTCATGTGCTTTCAAAATTCAAGACATTCTAGACATATCCCACTCAGTCATCACGGGCAATATGGTGAATGATCTACCACTAGGATTTTTCCACACAAATAATATTGTTATATCTAACGGGTCAACATATGGACAGATCATCCTGCAAGAATGTTATAATGTAAATATTACCGGAGGGACCTTCACAGATACGTTCATGGGAATTTTCTTAGAGAATTCATTCAAATGCACGGTCGCAAATATCGCAGCAATGAATAACAAATTTATGCAAATTTCTATTTCTAAATCAAATAACTGTACTATCTATAATTCAAAATTTTCCGGGTCTATTATGGGTATACTCGGATTCCAAACAGAGAATACACTCATTCATCATAATCAGTTTACAAATCTGAATTATGGAATATTTTTCTTACAGAATAGCAATAATATAATGAATAATAGTATATTCAGCGACTACTACAACAACGGAATAGATGTAATGAATGAAGAAAAATCAGTGATATCTAATAACACATTCAGGGAGTCCAATGGAACAGGAATTCAAATGACCTTCAGTAATCATATCACTATAATCAACAACTCTATTGTGAACAACGAAGCAGGAATTTTGGCGTATAATTCGGAATCGTGTAGTATCGTATCAAATACGATCATGCATAACAATGGGACTGGTATTGATGTCAAAGATTGTCAGAAGTTCGAGATCATATCCAATACCATTACAAACAATAGTGTTGGAATCAAGCTACATACCTCCACACAGTCATGTGCCATCTTTGGAAATACCATAGCTCAGAATCGAGAACTAGATGCATTGGATAATGGTACGAATAATACATGGGATAATGGAAATGACTTGGGAAACGCATGGGGCAAGTATACTGGACACGAGACCTATCCGATACCAGGTCTAGCAAAGTCAATAGATCACTATCCCACGTACGCAGACACAGATGGCGACGGACTGACCGACATAGACGAGATCCAAAAGTATGGGACTGACCCACTCAATCCTGATACTGACGGAGATGGAGTCCCAGATGGGGAAGAAGTCAGACTGTGGCGTGACCCCCTAGATCCTATCGACCAAGGACCTCTAGGAGTCTTCGTGATCATCGGAGTCGTAGGGGTGATTATCATTCTTTATGTCGTGAGGAAGAAACGGTAA
- a CDS encoding VWA domain-containing protein, producing the protein MKSMSISKKVVYGLVAAVILSSVLIAAPQAFLIYDMSNKNAQDAADSVVNEQLYGIMNTTSNLGNFIREKMDFYFDGVYMMEEYAENLFNGRYNATPQHSYFWDPDLEFQRTGYRVPNIQSIPEYESDSISFDVSCYYMPRPYYNGGDPFNWDSDMKYVLDTTSNMDNVFRSLHQMTPDYIWLYMGFDTGITDNHLFKNYPYDNLDYFLGYYNDNHNDPTADYDPNKEAWYANAVAATDGKVAITAPYGDPSAGLVLSMGRPIQFDNGTLIGVVSADVTLDTINQNVVSLKVLDNGYAFLLDHDGSLLAHPKWTIEGQTLYDLEFGGSQTADAVAFQSTLTQILNSDKGQQKFTKNGETWYITYEKIADTGMIVCTVTPYSDVIAPAIALTNAVNAQVFQQFGLLVIFMLGIIAASAKISSKQGRAVAEPVIEMTKVLKDISTGNVRDLIDTSSIRFEEVRVTADAILYLQHMGRIANEDFIRGNLAAANESYSTLLNLATDMEIVQGIQAMEMNLGNVHRQRGQIEEARRRYERAEKLAKEMLDKAKNEEERVDALERLAQIQHNYAILSMDEDDFYKAMEFLNESIRYDEEIGNTKGLSRHYDTMGMCYMALGETDKARAEFEKALDIATKVSNRRTISYIEYHMGRLLADMGQHAEAERRFRKSAEIAAEMGEIGLAITVLEALADSLDAMNKSSHEVRVQIEELKTRGGRGMLYLFLVIDSSGSMEGARIEAAVAGAQNILNNVIGERDQLGVIKFQSSPRVVRDMSPVTDKNKASREIRKALSTGGATAFFDAVGLAAQKLMAITEPGQRWIVALTDGMDNQSSKYGTKKLKSEWNSRKTEIEKVLRESPVPIKLVIIGVRCEKKYDKILQAICDDIPDAEFLPVDRGGDVRLAIQRQFEQVEQKLMAQLEIGGTQVDY; encoded by the coding sequence ATGAAGAGCATGTCAATTTCGAAAAAAGTTGTCTACGGCCTCGTTGCAGCGGTGATTCTTTCATCGGTACTCATAGCCGCACCGCAAGCATTCTTGATCTACGATATGTCAAACAAGAATGCACAGGACGCAGCAGACTCGGTAGTCAACGAACAGTTGTATGGCATCATGAACACCACATCGAACTTGGGGAACTTCATCCGTGAAAAGATGGACTTCTATTTTGATGGCGTGTACATGATGGAGGAGTACGCAGAAAACCTATTCAACGGGAGATATAACGCCACACCACAACACTCGTATTTCTGGGACCCCGATCTCGAGTTCCAGAGGACGGGCTATAGGGTACCAAACATACAGAGCATTCCCGAATACGAGTCCGACAGCATCTCCTTTGATGTCAGTTGCTACTACATGCCGAGACCCTACTACAATGGAGGCGACCCGTTCAACTGGGATAGCGACATGAAGTACGTTTTAGACACGACCTCGAACATGGACAATGTGTTCCGAAGCCTGCACCAGATGACGCCAGACTATATCTGGTTGTACATGGGCTTTGATACAGGCATTACTGATAATCATCTATTCAAGAACTACCCCTACGACAATCTTGATTATTTCCTCGGCTATTACAATGACAACCACAACGATCCCACAGCGGACTATGACCCGAACAAGGAAGCATGGTACGCAAATGCAGTCGCGGCGACTGACGGAAAAGTGGCGATCACAGCTCCCTATGGTGACCCATCCGCAGGCCTCGTACTGTCGATGGGAAGACCAATTCAATTTGATAATGGAACGCTCATCGGCGTGGTCTCTGCGGATGTGACACTTGACACGATCAATCAAAATGTCGTATCGCTGAAGGTCCTGGACAATGGCTATGCTTTCTTGCTTGACCATGATGGAAGTCTTCTTGCGCACCCCAAATGGACAATAGAGGGACAGACACTCTATGATCTTGAATTTGGAGGCAGCCAGACAGCAGACGCCGTAGCATTCCAGAGTACACTTACACAGATTCTGAACAGTGACAAGGGACAACAGAAGTTCACAAAGAACGGTGAAACTTGGTACATCACCTACGAAAAGATAGCCGATACCGGAATGATCGTCTGCACCGTCACCCCCTATAGTGATGTCATTGCTCCAGCAATCGCACTGACCAATGCAGTCAATGCACAGGTCTTCCAACAGTTCGGACTACTTGTGATCTTTATGCTTGGCATTATCGCAGCATCAGCAAAGATCTCCAGCAAGCAAGGCCGTGCAGTCGCAGAACCAGTCATTGAGATGACCAAGGTCCTCAAAGACATCAGCACGGGTAACGTTCGAGACCTGATCGACACATCATCAATTCGGTTCGAAGAAGTCCGCGTCACGGCAGATGCGATCTTGTACCTGCAACACATGGGCCGTATTGCCAATGAGGACTTTATCAGAGGTAACCTTGCCGCGGCCAATGAGAGCTATTCTACGCTACTGAACTTGGCCACGGACATGGAGATCGTTCAGGGAATTCAGGCCATGGAGATGAACCTTGGCAATGTCCATCGCCAACGTGGACAGATCGAAGAGGCACGCCGCCGATATGAGCGCGCTGAGAAACTGGCCAAAGAAATGCTTGACAAGGCGAAGAACGAAGAAGAACGAGTTGATGCTCTGGAACGTCTTGCACAGATCCAACACAACTACGCCATTCTCTCAATGGATGAGGATGACTTCTACAAGGCAATGGAGTTCCTCAACGAGTCAATTCGCTATGACGAAGAGATCGGCAACACAAAGGGACTGTCCAGACACTATGATACGATGGGTATGTGTTACATGGCACTAGGTGAGACTGACAAGGCCAGAGCCGAGTTTGAAAAGGCTCTTGATATTGCAACCAAGGTTTCCAACCGCCGTACCATTTCATACATCGAATATCACATGGGGCGACTCTTGGCAGATATGGGACAGCATGCGGAGGCGGAACGCAGGTTCCGAAAGTCCGCAGAGATCGCCGCAGAAATGGGCGAGATCGGGCTTGCTATCACGGTCCTTGAAGCACTGGCTGATTCTCTCGATGCAATGAACAAGTCAAGTCATGAGGTCCGAGTCCAGATCGAGGAACTCAAGACTCGTGGTGGGCGAGGAATGCTATACCTCTTTCTTGTCATCGATTCTTCCGGAAGCATGGAGGGTGCAAGAATCGAGGCGGCAGTAGCCGGAGCCCAGAATATTCTCAACAACGTGATCGGCGAACGTGACCAACTGGGTGTCATTAAGTTCCAGAGTTCTCCGAGAGTTGTACGAGATATGTCACCAGTGACCGACAAGAACAAGGCATCTCGCGAGATCAGAAAGGCTCTCTCAACAGGTGGGGCCACTGCATTCTTTGATGCAGTAGGCTTGGCCGCCCAGAAACTCATGGCCATTACCGAACCCGGACAGCGATGGATCGTTGCACTGACTGATGGAATGGACAATCAATCGAGTAAGTACGGTACAAAGAAGCTGAAGAGCGAGTGGAACTCTCGCAAGACTGAGATAGAGAAGGTTCTCAGGGAGAGTCCAGTTCCGATAAAACTCGTCATCATTGGTGTCCGTTGCGAAAAGAAATACGACAAGATCTTGCAGGCAATCTGCGATGATATCCCAGATGCCGAGTTTCTCCCAGTAGACAGGGGCGGCGATGTGCGTCTTGCCATTCAGCGGCAATTCGAACAGGTCGAACAGAAACTCATGGCACAACTGGAGATAGGAGGAACACAGGTAGACTACTAG
- a CDS encoding right-handed parallel beta-helix repeat-containing protein: MPKIRNHLLTLAVFLLVFTTSMGLVTDSVSSGDSNTTHKLKTQKRGPVVVSGYSSHDPIIINSNVDFATQGWPGSGNSTDPYLIEGLHIANVTGIIIGNTTVHFVIRNCFIESNRTGILLNNVTNGEIRDSFFKRNHYGISGENCSHMRITNNTFYFTGWGIFLTNLDSITITDSKFELARLSIILAGGLSDPNSKAYIVDVIIKNCIFNRTTSAIQSLKKINNVTIQSSLFIDSINGITTRGGSYLDIINNTFTKTASGINIMDLPIIPLRIINNTLDRSAMWIDDSQPESGTEISGNTINGIKFGFFQNMHDTVINGNDYGQIILVNSNNVNITHGHFANVTQAISILKSSKCMVSDVTIERTDGSSIFISDSTDCTITNSRFYDLSSNAITGKDLRDIQIINNSIFHCKSGGIRLYNVTNAAIRNNTIIRTQYTGIDLTDTSSIIIEDNVIKDIEDSGAIYASVSESIVITKNEIVNNTNGLLIFNTFDSTISSCKIIKNRAIGIQLYNCQTFSVISNIVANNSLGIYLKDSSNCTLVKNIISLNSELNAKDDGSDNKWDDGKSIGNSWGDYTGGSTYAISGTANSIDYFPTVSDIDGDGLIDIDELQKYGTDPYNPDTDGDGVYDGDEVRMWRDPLDPNDQGPWGLIIIIAAAVAIVSLCILKKRR; encoded by the coding sequence ATGCCGAAAATCAGGAACCATTTATTGACTCTTGCAGTGTTTCTGCTGGTATTTACAACCTCAATGGGTCTCGTGACAGATAGCGTGAGTTCAGGGGATTCTAATACTACACATAAATTAAAAACACAAAAGCGCGGACCTGTAGTGGTCTCCGGATACTCATCACATGATCCTATCATCATCAACTCTAACGTAGACTTTGCCACACAAGGTTGGCCAGGAAGCGGAAACTCGACAGACCCATACCTCATAGAAGGTCTCCATATCGCCAACGTGACAGGGATCATTATTGGGAACACAACGGTCCACTTTGTGATCCGGAATTGCTTCATCGAATCCAATCGGACAGGAATTCTTCTAAACAATGTAACAAATGGAGAAATTCGTGACTCGTTCTTCAAAAGAAACCATTACGGAATTAGTGGCGAGAACTGTTCACATATGAGGATCACCAATAACACATTCTACTTTACTGGCTGGGGCATATTCCTCACCAACCTGGATTCGATTACCATCACTGATTCCAAGTTTGAACTTGCAAGATTAAGCATAATACTGGCTGGCGGATTAAGTGATCCTAATTCCAAGGCATATATTGTAGATGTAATAATTAAAAACTGTATATTCAACAGAACAACATCTGCAATCCAATCTCTCAAAAAAATAAATAACGTGACAATTCAGTCCAGCCTCTTCATCGATTCTATAAACGGAATTACTACTCGTGGAGGTAGCTATTTGGACATCATAAATAATACTTTTACAAAAACAGCCTCCGGAATCAATATTATGGATCTTCCCATCATCCCACTGCGAATTATAAATAATACCCTCGACCGCAGTGCTATGTGGATTGACGATTCGCAACCTGAGTCAGGGACAGAAATTAGCGGCAACACCATCAACGGGATAAAATTCGGCTTTTTCCAAAACATGCACGACACCGTCATTAATGGCAATGACTATGGCCAAATCATTCTCGTCAATTCCAATAATGTGAACATTACCCACGGCCACTTCGCTAATGTCACGCAGGCGATCTCTATCTTAAAGTCCTCCAAGTGCATGGTCTCTGATGTAACGATTGAAAGAACAGATGGGTCAAGTATTTTTATTTCGGACTCGACAGATTGTACTATCACGAATTCAAGATTTTACGATCTATCAAGTAATGCGATAACAGGTAAGGACCTTAGAGACATACAAATAATAAACAATAGTATATTTCATTGTAAGAGTGGTGGTATTAGACTTTATAACGTCACAAATGCGGCTATTAGAAACAACACAATTATTCGGACACAATACACAGGCATTGATCTCACAGATACAAGCAGCATAATAATAGAAGACAATGTGATCAAAGATATAGAGGACAGCGGCGCGATCTACGCATCAGTTTCAGAATCGATCGTAATAACAAAAAACGAAATAGTAAACAACACGAACGGACTTTTAATATTTAATACATTTGACTCCACTATCAGCTCCTGCAAGATTATAAAAAATAGGGCCATTGGCATCCAGCTCTATAATTGCCAGACGTTTTCTGTCATATCAAATATTGTGGCAAACAACAGCCTGGGAATTTATCTGAAAGACAGCTCTAATTGTACGCTCGTCAAGAATATCATCTCATTGAACAGCGAGCTAAATGCCAAAGATGATGGATCGGACAATAAATGGGATGATGGAAAAAGTATCGGGAATTCGTGGGGTGACTATACGGGTGGCAGTACCTATGCAATTTCAGGTACGGCCAACTCTATTGATTACTTCCCGACCGTTTCGGATATTGATGGAGATGGCCTGATCGACATTGATGAGCTCCAGAAATACGGTACCGACCCGTACAATCCGGATACTGATGGTGATGGGGTCTACGATGGCGATGAGGTCAGAATGTGGAGAGATCCATTAGACCCTAATGACCAAGGACCGTGGGGGTTAATTATAATTATCGCGGCCGCAGTAGCAATTGTCAGCCTTTGCATCTTAAAGAAGAGACGATGA
- the bcp gene encoding thioredoxin-dependent thiol peroxidase, which translates to MNVGDVAPDFETVTESGESFRLSDHRGHKVVLYFYPKDNTPGCAAEACSLRDALPVFSGENIRVFGVSGGSAKSHKRFKEKYDLNFALLMDEDHSIAKLYGVYVPKKLAGREYLGIHRITFLIDENGLIDGIYGGPHGIEKVKTKQHAEQIAKYWKLPLGK; encoded by the coding sequence ATGAACGTTGGAGATGTGGCACCAGATTTTGAGACCGTTACGGAATCCGGCGAGAGCTTCAGGCTGAGTGATCATCGAGGACACAAGGTCGTTCTGTATTTTTATCCGAAAGACAATACACCCGGATGTGCCGCAGAGGCCTGCTCCCTACGAGATGCATTGCCGGTGTTTTCAGGGGAGAACATTCGTGTCTTTGGTGTTTCAGGTGGGAGTGCAAAGTCGCATAAGCGGTTTAAAGAAAAATATGATCTTAATTTCGCGCTCTTGATGGACGAGGATCATAGTATTGCAAAGTTGTATGGCGTATATGTTCCCAAGAAGTTGGCCGGTCGGGAATATCTCGGTATCCATCGGATCACGTTTCTCATTGACGAGAATGGACTGATCGACGGCATCTATGGTGGCCCTCACGGTATCGAGAAGGTCAAGACCAAGCAGCACGCGGAACAGATCGCCAAATACTGGAAATTACCACTTGGCAAGTAG
- a CDS encoding zinc ribbon domain-containing protein, whose amino-acid sequence MRVDSRLSKRVPSLVYDLFVRTRRDGSIEIFTIDYGGKLGIYDTEGHKIASRAWSPEVRSIAIGDVDSDFADDVIAGTKDCVIIIGAKGNRIAKIERPSPVITCDAADIDGDCASEVIAALQNNEVTLWNDETTVIFSRKFESPVTSVRLENMTDDEDLDVVVIERKGRVTVLSASGHVLKEIELDDKDIRVATVLDLEKEKVIVTGGPKEAALKIWNVEGHLISRIPLPDVPHSIDANRHFRGNSLFLVVGTQANTLEIIRLVSAKESAATKRVVEELRSTKKEIYRRPIRCGYCGAPVPPDVNRCPSCGAYLESFEEEELDKFITETISSVLEADHQIKLNELDRIVRRTLPAPRVYNLRRHIQSMVKQGIVSGHFRGCTFIATTRPKPKTTARPLAEREKQIRAIVSTRRSDIGDLIDIADALSDTDIDHELSPRDIRHALILLMKQGEIEGEFVGRGTFLLTSKIDDKTLYKKIASKIPSK is encoded by the coding sequence ATGAGAGTAGATTCACGACTGAGTAAACGTGTCCCCAGTCTTGTGTACGATCTTTTTGTGAGAACCCGTCGTGACGGGAGTATTGAGATCTTTACAATCGACTATGGAGGAAAACTAGGGATCTATGACACGGAAGGCCACAAGATAGCCTCGCGCGCATGGAGTCCCGAAGTGCGAAGCATAGCAATTGGTGATGTGGACTCAGACTTTGCGGATGATGTGATCGCAGGTACAAAAGACTGCGTCATCATCATTGGCGCAAAGGGCAATCGTATCGCCAAGATCGAGCGACCAAGCCCCGTGATCACCTGCGATGCCGCTGATATCGATGGCGACTGCGCCTCGGAAGTCATCGCGGCCCTGCAAAATAATGAGGTGACCCTGTGGAACGATGAGACCACAGTGATCTTCTCGCGGAAGTTCGAGTCGCCAGTGACTTCGGTCAGACTGGAAAACATGACCGATGATGAAGACTTGGATGTAGTTGTCATAGAGCGAAAAGGGCGAGTCACAGTACTCTCTGCATCTGGACATGTGCTCAAAGAAATAGAACTTGATGATAAGGACATCCGAGTCGCAACGGTCCTTGATCTGGAAAAGGAGAAGGTCATAGTCACAGGCGGCCCAAAAGAGGCAGCACTAAAGATCTGGAACGTGGAGGGACATCTCATCAGCCGTATTCCTCTCCCGGACGTGCCTCATTCAATCGATGCAAACCGACACTTTAGAGGAAACTCGCTCTTCTTAGTCGTCGGAACACAGGCCAATACTCTTGAGATCATTCGGTTGGTCAGCGCAAAAGAGTCAGCGGCCACAAAACGCGTCGTGGAAGAGCTCCGCTCCACCAAGAAAGAAATCTACCGACGACCAATCCGTTGTGGGTATTGCGGTGCTCCAGTCCCGCCTGATGTAAATCGCTGTCCCTCGTGTGGTGCATACCTCGAGTCCTTTGAGGAGGAAGAACTCGACAAGTTCATCACGGAGACTATCAGTTCTGTACTTGAGGCGGACCATCAGATCAAGCTGAATGAACTTGATAGAATAGTGCGACGAACATTACCAGCACCGAGAGTATACAATCTGCGCCGACATATCCAGAGCATGGTCAAACAGGGAATCGTGTCAGGGCACTTTCGCGGTTGCACATTTATTGCCACTACGCGACCAAAGCCCAAGACCACTGCTAGACCACTGGCTGAACGAGAGAAACAGATTCGCGCAATCGTTAGCACACGAAGATCGGATATTGGAGACCTCATTGACATCGCAGATGCGCTCTCAGATACCGACATCGACCACGAGCTCAGTCCGCGGGACATCCGGCACGCCCTGATCCTCCTTATGAAACAAGGTGAGATCGAAGGCGAGTTCGTGGGTCGGGGAACATTCCTTCTCACCTCAAAAATTGATGATAAGACCCTTTACAAGAAAATTGCAAGCAAGATTCCTAGCAAGTAG
- a CDS encoding right-handed parallel beta-helix repeat-containing protein codes for MSRTGLTYAVGIGILFLLIISSTVNMDTQKESMQSNTAENQQIVLSDYTAHAPFVITSDSDFAAQGWPGNGSVTNPYIIEGLQIGGEIGITINNTRANFTIRECLLESSDTGIYMFNVTHGVITDSEFTNGYQGIYEWNCTRIIFSNNSFHDQVRGIRMIGGHAITIAHTIFTHVIVGTDINDVDDSDITHHTSGKLENITITNCQIYDSFSGFKVQSNHLADHCIIQSCYINNARRGISVEFMSDVSIINNTIRNTERGIHTLFSVPAKIIDNTLVNSSFDIDPDISGWLGTVQGNTVNGKKLGYFNYIQDVTIDGTEYGQIYLSYCHDITINGGSFENQVIGIFIDHSTDCTISDVTIKGATRFGIYLSAAIHCVVSDSEFVHSYIAIQASFCKNVQVVNNFMHNQSVGISIDNDSNSTCINNKIIESFYTSILLQHVTKTMIVNNTIDNTVMTGIKASYSSEISLINNKVSFCEQGIVLSESETSVITQNTIMHNNLTGLQLLRCEQFNITYNTIANNSVGIELQSFTKTCLVYGNTISLNRKQNAYDYGMDNTWDNGIDVGNAWGDYSGNGTYPIQGTAGSVDRYPTFSDIDQDGLFDKDEIQTYGTDPYNPDTDGDGVSDGDEINMWRNPLDPYDQGPIGILVIGGVIAVIILLFMIKRRK; via the coding sequence ATGTCGAGAACAGGCTTAACATATGCCGTTGGAATAGGGATTTTATTTCTGCTTATTATTTCCTCGACCGTGAACATGGACACACAAAAAGAGAGTATGCAAAGCAATACAGCAGAGAACCAACAGATCGTTTTGTCAGACTATACCGCACATGCACCATTTGTGATCACGTCGGACTCGGACTTTGCCGCACAGGGTTGGCCGGGAAACGGTAGTGTTACGAACCCGTACATAATCGAGGGTCTCCAAATCGGCGGTGAGATAGGAATCACCATCAATAACACACGAGCCAACTTCACTATTCGAGAATGCTTACTCGAATCGAGCGACACAGGAATTTACATGTTCAATGTCACTCACGGGGTGATCACAGACTCGGAGTTCACCAATGGGTATCAGGGGATCTATGAATGGAATTGCACAAGGATCATCTTTTCTAACAATTCGTTCCACGATCAGGTTCGTGGCATTCGAATGATCGGTGGTCACGCAATCACCATCGCGCACACGATATTCACTCATGTGATCGTTGGTACGGATATCAATGATGTCGATGATTCGGATATTACGCATCACACATCCGGCAAACTTGAAAATATCACTATAACAAATTGCCAGATCTATGATTCATTTTCTGGTTTTAAAGTTCAATCGAATCATCTGGCGGATCATTGCATAATACAATCATGCTACATCAATAATGCGAGGCGAGGGATCAGCGTCGAGTTCATGTCAGATGTTAGCATCATCAACAATACAATAAGGAACACAGAAAGAGGAATTCACACACTATTTTCTGTTCCCGCTAAAATAATAGATAACACACTCGTCAATAGTTCATTCGATATAGATCCAGACATTTCTGGCTGGCTGGGAACCGTTCAGGGAAACACCGTTAATGGCAAAAAGTTGGGGTATTTCAATTACATTCAGGATGTTACCATTGATGGAACCGAGTACGGTCAAATATATCTATCATATTGTCACGATATCACGATCAATGGGGGCTCGTTCGAAAATCAAGTCATAGGGATTTTCATTGACCACTCGACCGATTGTACCATATCTGACGTAACGATCAAGGGGGCAACTCGGTTCGGAATATACTTGTCAGCAGCAATTCATTGTGTCGTCAGTGATTCAGAGTTTGTTCACTCGTATATTGCTATACAGGCCTCCTTTTGCAAAAACGTCCAGGTGGTCAACAATTTCATGCACAACCAAAGTGTAGGAATATCAATTGATAATGATTCCAATTCAACCTGCATAAATAATAAAATAATCGAGAGCTTCTACACAAGCATTCTACTCCAGCACGTGACTAAAACAATGATCGTAAACAATACAATTGATAACACAGTAATGACTGGAATCAAAGCAAGCTATTCAAGTGAGATTTCATTAATAAATAATAAAGTGTCATTCTGTGAACAAGGAATCGTCCTCTCCGAATCCGAGACCTCAGTGATAACCCAGAATACGATCATGCATAACAACCTTACAGGCTTGCAGCTTTTACGTTGTGAACAATTTAATATAACATATAATACTATTGCAAATAATAGTGTTGGGATCGAGTTACAATCATTCACCAAAACCTGCCTCGTCTATGGGAACACTATATCCCTAAATCGCAAACAGAATGCATACGATTACGGTATGGACAATACATGGGATAACGGAATTGACGTGGGAAATGCTTGGGGCGACTATTCTGGAAATGGCACCTATCCAATCCAAGGTACAGCGGGATCTGTTGATCGATATCCCACATTCTCAGACATAGATCAAGATGGGCTGTTCGATAAGGACGAGATCCAAACATACGGAACTGACCCGTACAATCCTGATACCGATGGCGATGGGGTCTCCGATGGTGATGAGATCAACATGTGGCGGAATCCATTGGATCCTTATGACCAAGGCCCTATTGGGATACTAGTGATAGGAGGAGTCATTGCAGTAATCATATTATTATTTATGATTAAACGCAGAAAGTAA